A stretch of the Clostridium fungisolvens genome encodes the following:
- a CDS encoding ABC transporter ATP-binding protein, whose amino-acid sequence MRRILNYLFKHKAILLIGTLAMIIIIAVDNITPYLQKIIVDKVITDKQYSLLYPALGGILAITLCKALLGYVKEFLFDFIAAKVHRDIKNELFEHIQTMEFKYFDNMNTGELMSRIGEDIENIWQTIGFGLRLFVENIIYFVIGTVILLALSWKLAIACIVIMVPIGYMAIKLEKEFGSVYSNISDQTAEINTTAQENIAGVRLVKAFTREKHEILKFLKMNRTYYDLNMNQAKIVGKYFPPMEFLTNISLIIMIILGGVFVIKGEITIGTLVAFSGYLNSLIWPMRNLGWLTNMLAQNQASAKKIFEILDRKPDIASKEDAISPEEIKGAISFNNVSFKYNDELVLKNVNLDIPAGSTVAIMGTTGAGKSSILQLVGRYYDVASGEVLVDGINVKDIDLKKLRSNMSVVPQDTFLFSDTIENNVKFGNKNASTEEVIETCKTACCYDFISSFEEGFDTEIGERGIGLSGGQKQRISIARALLRKAPILILDDSTSALDMETEYELLKNLNDKEQKSTTFIIAHRISAVKNADMILFIENGEIKEVGNHTDLLSKKGRYYDIYCEQFKDFDLVESEVV is encoded by the coding sequence TTGAGAAGAATCTTAAATTATTTATTTAAACACAAAGCTATATTACTTATAGGCACTTTGGCCATGATTATAATTATAGCTGTAGACAACATTACACCTTATCTTCAAAAGATAATAGTTGATAAAGTAATTACAGATAAACAATATTCACTTTTATATCCAGCGCTTGGAGGGATCCTAGCTATTACTCTATGTAAGGCTCTTTTGGGATATGTTAAAGAGTTTCTCTTTGACTTTATTGCAGCAAAAGTGCACAGAGATATTAAAAATGAATTATTCGAGCATATTCAAACTATGGAGTTTAAATATTTCGATAATATGAACACCGGAGAACTGATGTCTAGAATCGGTGAGGATATAGAAAACATCTGGCAAACCATTGGATTCGGTTTAAGACTTTTTGTAGAGAACATTATTTATTTTGTTATTGGTACCGTTATATTACTAGCCCTAAGCTGGAAGCTTGCTATTGCATGCATAGTTATAATGGTTCCTATAGGATATATGGCTATAAAATTAGAAAAAGAGTTTGGATCAGTATACAGCAACATAAGCGACCAAACAGCCGAGATTAATACAACAGCTCAGGAAAATATAGCTGGAGTAAGACTTGTAAAAGCTTTTACTAGAGAAAAACATGAAATTCTTAAATTCTTAAAAATGAACAGAACTTATTATGATTTGAATATGAATCAAGCAAAGATTGTAGGGAAGTATTTTCCTCCTATGGAATTTTTAACAAACATCTCATTAATAATAATGATTATTCTTGGTGGTGTCTTTGTTATAAAAGGTGAGATAACAATAGGAACTTTAGTAGCATTCAGCGGTTACTTAAATTCCCTTATCTGGCCGATGAGAAACCTTGGATGGTTAACTAATATGCTTGCTCAAAACCAAGCATCTGCAAAGAAAATTTTTGAGATACTAGATAGGAAACCTGATATTGCAAGTAAGGAAGATGCAATATCACCTGAAGAAATAAAAGGAGCCATATCATTTAATAATGTAAGCTTCAAATATAATGACGAGTTAGTTCTTAAAAATGTAAACTTAGACATCCCCGCTGGAAGTACGGTAGCCATAATGGGTACTACTGGTGCTGGTAAATCATCTATACTGCAATTAGTTGGTAGATATTACGATGTAGCATCTGGTGAGGTTTTAGTTGATGGAATTAACGTGAAAGATATTGATCTGAAAAAGCTTAGAAGTAATATGTCTGTAGTACCACAAGATACCTTCTTATTTTCTGATACTATCGAAAACAACGTAAAATTTGGAAATAAGAACGCTTCAACTGAAGAGGTTATAGAGACTTGCAAAACTGCTTGTTGCTATGACTTTATATCTTCTTTTGAAGAAGGCTTCGATACTGAAATAGGTGAAAGAGGTATTGGTCTTTCTGGTGGTCAAAAGCAAAGAATTTCAATTGCTAGAGCTCTTTTAAGAAAGGCTCCGATTCTTATTCTTGATGATTCTACATCAGCTTTAGACATGGAAACAGAATATGAACTTCTTAAAAATCTTAATGATAAAGAACAAAAAAGCACTACTTTTATAATCGCTCATAGAATATCTGCTGTTAAAAATGCTGATATGATACTGTTTATTGAAAACGGTGAGATTAAAGAAGTAGGAAATCACACCGACCTTCTATCTAAGAAGGGTAGATACTACGATATTTATTGTGAACAATTTAAAGATTTCGATTTAGTTGAAAGCGAGGTGGTATAA
- a CDS encoding SPFH domain-containing protein encodes MNQETILLLIKVGVGIVAFFFLVWLSGFRIIPNSKVAIIEKWWSSKGSLKEQIIALNGEAGFQPVVLRGGIHFLSPLVYKIHTVPLVTIPQGKIAYVFARDGKPLEPTQTLGTIIHEGNNFQDVRGFITNGGQKGPQRGIIREGTYAFNLAQFIIITENKTYYLPMGNDTEQKTIMEMAQKISARNGFDPVVIQGESDLVGIVTIHDGPSLGKDNIICPTVGDEPSDPNYHNNFQDPEKFLSAGGYRGRQYQVLADGTYLINRLFATIEYIPKTVIPVGYVGVVVSYTGMKGTDSSGDDYKHGELVQKGFRGVWSEALMPGKYAFNTYAGSIIKVPTTNVILKWISNQNGNHRYDENLKEVSLITKDAFEPSLPLSVVFHIDYKKAPMVIQRFGDIKMLVDQTLDPMVSAYFKNIGQTKTLIELIQQRNEIQNQSSVEMKTKFSHYNLELEEVLIGTPTSSKNDTNIEQILTQLRSRQIAKEQLETYSTQQAAAEKEKELKEAEAVAKQQTSLTESDINIKIQENQGKADLMKSRQDAEKIQRLSEADAYKVKQQAEAEAYRLKQQAEANAYQVKQQADAEAFRLRQTGEAEAFKIKTVGQADADREARVGISKAIAAKEQVNAFGGAQYKVVQEIMNNFADAIKTSKIDIVPKTLITSGSNEGENGLHNAFENLVMLLLSDKLTSQASNVTELSEEAEILKKEILNNVSPSDIKNNK; translated from the coding sequence ATGAACCAAGAAACAATATTATTATTAATAAAGGTAGGCGTAGGAATTGTAGCTTTCTTTTTCTTAGTTTGGTTATCCGGTTTTAGGATTATTCCTAACTCCAAAGTAGCTATCATAGAAAAATGGTGGTCCTCAAAAGGTTCACTTAAGGAACAAATTATAGCCTTAAACGGTGAAGCAGGATTTCAACCAGTTGTTTTAAGAGGTGGCATTCACTTTTTAAGTCCTTTAGTTTATAAGATCCATACAGTTCCATTAGTAACCATACCTCAAGGAAAGATAGCCTATGTATTTGCTAGAGATGGTAAACCACTAGAACCAACTCAAACACTTGGAACAATAATTCATGAAGGCAATAACTTTCAAGATGTCAGAGGTTTTATAACAAATGGGGGGCAAAAAGGTCCTCAAAGAGGTATAATCCGTGAAGGTACTTACGCCTTTAACTTAGCACAATTTATAATAATAACAGAAAACAAAACTTATTACCTTCCAATGGGAAATGATACTGAGCAAAAGACTATAATGGAGATGGCACAAAAAATTAGTGCAAGAAATGGTTTTGATCCTGTAGTTATTCAAGGTGAAAGTGACTTAGTCGGTATAGTTACTATACATGATGGTCCTTCTCTAGGAAAAGACAATATAATCTGTCCTACTGTTGGTGATGAACCTTCTGATCCAAATTATCATAACAACTTCCAAGATCCTGAAAAGTTCTTATCTGCTGGCGGTTACAGAGGTAGACAATATCAAGTTCTTGCAGATGGTACTTACTTAATAAACAGATTATTTGCCACAATAGAATATATACCTAAAACAGTTATCCCTGTGGGTTATGTAGGCGTAGTTGTTTCATATACTGGTATGAAAGGAACTGACTCATCTGGAGATGATTATAAACATGGCGAACTAGTACAAAAAGGCTTTAGAGGAGTTTGGAGTGAAGCTCTTATGCCTGGTAAATATGCTTTCAACACTTATGCAGGAAGTATCATAAAAGTTCCTACTACTAACGTAATCTTAAAATGGATAAGCAATCAAAATGGTAATCATCGATACGATGAAAATCTTAAAGAAGTTAGCTTAATCACAAAAGATGCATTCGAACCATCATTACCTTTATCTGTAGTTTTCCATATAGATTATAAGAAGGCTCCTATGGTTATTCAAAGATTTGGAGATATAAAGATGCTTGTTGATCAAACACTTGATCCTATGGTATCAGCATATTTCAAAAACATAGGACAAACTAAGACATTAATTGAGTTAATACAACAAAGAAATGAAATACAGAATCAATCTTCCGTAGAAATGAAGACAAAATTCTCTCACTATAACTTAGAGCTAGAAGAGGTTCTTATAGGTACTCCTACAAGCTCAAAGAATGATACAAATATAGAGCAAATTTTAACTCAGCTTCGTTCAAGACAAATAGCTAAAGAACAACTTGAAACCTATTCAACTCAACAGGCAGCTGCTGAGAAAGAGAAGGAACTAAAAGAAGCTGAAGCAGTAGCTAAACAACAGACCTCACTTACTGAATCAGATATCAACATCAAGATTCAAGAAAACCAAGGTAAAGCTGATCTTATGAAATCAAGACAAGATGCAGAAAAGATACAAAGACTTTCAGAAGCTGATGCCTACAAAGTTAAACAACAAGCTGAAGCTGAAGCTTATAGATTAAAGCAACAAGCTGAAGCAAATGCATATCAAGTTAAACAACAAGCTGATGCTGAAGCATTTAGACTTAGACAAACAGGTGAAGCTGAAGCATTTAAAATCAAAACAGTTGGTCAAGCTGATGCTGATAGAGAAGCTAGAGTTGGTATATCTAAAGCTATAGCTGCAAAAGAACAAGTAAATGCTTTTGGTGGTGCTCAATACAAAGTAGTCCAAGAAATAATGAATAACTTTGCTGACGCTATTAAAACATCTAAGATTGATATAGTACCAAAAACTCTTATAACCTCTGGATCTAATGAGGGAGAAAACGGTCTGCATAATGCATTTGAAAATTTAGTTATGCTATTATTAAGTGACAAGTTAACCTCTCAAGCTTCTAATGTTACTGAGTTATCCGAGGAAGCTGAAATCTTAAAAAAAGAAATACTAAATAATGTTTCTCCTTCAGATATAAAAAATAATAAATAA
- a CDS encoding NUDIX hydrolase, which produces MKNLRPKINNIETLAETKYLSLYDAKYTNKKGNIRSWTIASRKNIETLRLQIQKEKEEKVDAVIIIAIHKESKKLVLIRQFRVPINDYVYELPAGLIDGEEEINNAVRRELHEETGLNLIDIINKEDIKSLYVSVGMTDESIALVYCYCDGEVCSDYLEDDEDIEVHMIDQFEAKEILKANHKMDIKVYMMLKAFSMLGEDIMR; this is translated from the coding sequence ATGAAAAATTTAAGACCTAAGATTAATAATATAGAAACATTAGCTGAGACTAAATATCTTAGTTTATATGATGCTAAATATACAAATAAAAAAGGAAATATTAGAAGTTGGACCATTGCATCTAGGAAAAATATCGAAACGTTGAGACTGCAGATACAAAAAGAAAAAGAGGAAAAGGTTGATGCAGTAATAATAATAGCTATTCATAAAGAGAGTAAGAAGCTTGTTCTCATAAGACAGTTTAGAGTTCCTATTAATGATTATGTTTATGAACTTCCAGCTGGACTTATAGATGGTGAAGAAGAAATAAATAATGCAGTAAGAAGAGAGCTTCATGAAGAAACTGGGCTTAATTTAATTGATATTATAAATAAGGAAGATATAAAATCTTTGTATGTTTCTGTAGGTATGACAGACGAATCTATCGCTTTAGTTTATTGTTACTGTGATGGAGAAGTGTGCAGTGACTATTTGGAGGACGATGAAGATATCGAAGTTCATATGATTGATCAGTTTGAAGCCAAAGAGATACTTAAGGCAAATCACAAAATGGATATAAAGGTATATATGATGCTTAAGGCTTTTTCAATGCTAGGCGAGGATATAATGAGATAG
- a CDS encoding alpha-amylase family glycosyl hydrolase — MAKDTKKNLRNKIIYSVFVRNHGKNGTFKDVEDDLKRIKELGTDIVWFMPIHPIGEKNRKGSLGSPYAIKDYRGINSEYGTLEDFKRLIDKIHSLDMLCMIDVVYNHTSPDSWLVDNHPEYFYRKQNGEMGNKVGDWTDIVDLDYNNKDLWNYQIETLKYWASIGVDGFRCDVAPLVPLDFWLSARQAVAQVNPDHIWLSETVHPHFLLEMRKNGFVGLSDSEIYQAFDITYDYDVNVEYTGYFANKNSLRDYINKVKMQEGMYPDNYVKLRFLENHDQPRAKSLIPDEEALKIWTGFLYFQKGTTLIYAGQEAQDDKCPSLFELDKIQFGIRNNEYVDLMKRLGEIKRKEILAEGFYSLECLEKDVLYGCYEYNRSKLIGIFNVEKKEGCIVIPLTDGIYTNIIDDSVITVSNGTVELVNKPIIIEVTL, encoded by the coding sequence ATGGCTAAAGACACAAAAAAGAATTTAAGAAATAAGATTATCTATTCAGTATTTGTAAGAAACCATGGTAAAAATGGAACTTTTAAAGATGTAGAAGATGATCTCAAAAGGATAAAAGAATTAGGCACAGATATAGTATGGTTCATGCCTATACACCCTATAGGAGAAAAAAATAGAAAAGGCTCTTTAGGTTCACCTTATGCAATAAAGGACTATAGAGGTATAAATTCAGAGTATGGAACGTTGGAAGATTTTAAACGATTGATAGATAAGATTCACTCGTTAGATATGTTATGTATGATAGATGTAGTTTATAATCATACTTCACCTGATTCATGGTTAGTGGACAATCATCCTGAGTATTTTTACAGGAAACAAAATGGAGAAATGGGCAACAAGGTTGGGGATTGGACTGATATTGTAGATCTAGATTATAACAATAAGGATTTATGGAATTATCAGATAGAAACTTTAAAATATTGGGCATCAATAGGGGTAGATGGATTTAGATGTGACGTAGCTCCATTAGTTCCATTAGACTTTTGGTTGTCTGCTAGGCAAGCGGTTGCACAAGTAAACCCAGATCATATATGGCTTTCTGAGACTGTACACCCTCACTTTTTATTAGAAATGAGGAAGAATGGATTTGTGGGACTTTCAGACAGTGAAATTTACCAAGCTTTTGATATAACTTATGATTATGATGTGAATGTAGAGTACACAGGATACTTTGCTAATAAAAACAGCCTAAGGGACTATATAAATAAGGTTAAAATGCAGGAAGGAATGTATCCTGATAATTATGTAAAACTTAGATTTCTAGAAAATCATGATCAACCTAGAGCTAAGAGTCTAATACCTGATGAAGAAGCCTTAAAGATTTGGACAGGATTTCTTTATTTCCAAAAGGGCACAACTTTAATTTATGCTGGACAAGAAGCTCAAGATGATAAATGTCCTAGTTTATTTGAATTAGATAAGATTCAATTTGGCATTAGGAACAACGAATATGTGGATCTAATGAAAAGACTGGGTGAGATAAAAAGAAAAGAAATATTGGCAGAGGGATTTTATTCATTAGAGTGTCTAGAAAAGGATGTTTTATACGGATGTTATGAGTATAATAGATCAAAGCTTATAGGTATATTCAATGTTGAAAAAAAAGAAGGATGTATTGTTATACCTTTAACTGATGGAATTTATACGAATATAATTGATGATAGTGTTATAACAGTATCTAATGGAACTGTTGAACTTGTCAATAAACCAATAATCATTGAAGTAACGCTATAA
- a CDS encoding YdcF family protein: MKKRIKMFLPIILIMFIAAEIFIFWIPLFTSPDKSDAIVVLGCRMRGETPSAFLTARTEEAAELFKDGYGKYIIVSGGKGQGESISEAEGMKRILSSKGIDEDKIIMEDKSTNTAENIKFTSKIMKANNINSVVVVSNEFHLRRAEILCKRNKVSATYKGVFVKAYAANEIYGAIREIPGIIKDLIVR, translated from the coding sequence ATGAAAAAGAGGATTAAGATGTTTCTTCCTATAATTTTAATAATGTTTATAGCAGCAGAAATATTTATATTTTGGATTCCCCTTTTTACAAGTCCTGATAAGAGTGATGCCATAGTAGTGCTGGGATGTAGGATGAGAGGTGAGACTCCGAGTGCTTTCTTAACCGCTAGAACAGAAGAAGCAGCAGAACTTTTTAAGGATGGCTATGGTAAATATATAATAGTTTCTGGGGGAAAGGGACAGGGAGAAAGTATTTCTGAGGCAGAAGGAATGAAAAGGATTTTATCAAGTAAAGGGATAGATGAAGATAAAATAATCATGGAAGATAAATCAACTAACACAGCTGAAAATATAAAGTTCACGTCTAAAATAATGAAGGCAAATAATATTAATAGTGTAGTAGTGGTATCTAATGAGTTTCACCTTAGGAGAGCAGAGATTTTATGCAAGAGAAATAAAGTTTCAGCTACGTATAAGGGCGTGTTTGTTAAAGCGTATGCTGCCAATGAAATATACGGCGCTATTAGAGAAATTCCAGGTATAATTAAGGATTTAATAGTAAGATAA
- a CDS encoding ABC transporter ATP-binding protein, whose protein sequence is MAKNTVSRDEEGMQRSKTELTIRLLKYLSPYKLKATIVIILLLFVMICGIINPYLLKVAIDSYIGDSNIKGLMYIGALLLTLNILSMIASKIRIVMMSAITNNILVNIRHELYTHIQKLSFSFFDNRPVGKILARVMGDVNALQNLFNQSIQTLIPELMSLVCVSIMMLFLNFKLALAAIAILPFLAVAMFFIEIQSRKRWEVYRKKRSNLNAYNHEDFSGIKVVQAFAKEGDTLSKFKDLVSELVNSFVAAVKFNDFFWPLVELSWGVGIVIVFYAGYLLVRSNDVTIGTLVAFSMYIGMFWRPIMNLSTFYNTLITNFSAADRIFDIMEIEPDIVSAIDSIKMPKIKGSVEFKDVTFAYDEGSVVLDNVNFKVNPGETVALVGATGAGKTTIVSLLSRFYDPTSGEVLVDGKNIKNVELESYRSQMGIMLQDTFLFSTTIKENIRYGKLDATDEEVIAAAKAVNAHSFIMNMEKGYDTEVNERGSRLSLGQRQLISFARALLANPRILILDEATSNIDTHTEKLVQKGIEKLLFGRTSFVIAHRLSTIRDCDKIMVVGDGNIKECGTHDELLTLKGIYYNLYNAQYKFLNEGA, encoded by the coding sequence ATGGCTAAAAACACAGTAAGTCGTGATGAAGAAGGAATGCAAAGAAGTAAAACAGAACTTACTATAAGACTTCTAAAATATTTAAGTCCTTATAAGCTTAAGGCAACTATAGTTATTATACTTCTATTATTTGTCATGATTTGTGGGATAATAAATCCTTATTTATTAAAGGTAGCGATAGATAGCTATATTGGAGACAGTAATATAAAAGGTTTAATGTACATTGGTGCCCTCCTATTAACATTAAATATTTTATCTATGATAGCTTCTAAAATAAGAATTGTTATGATGTCCGCAATAACAAATAATATATTGGTAAATATACGACATGAACTTTATACCCATATTCAAAAATTATCTTTTTCATTTTTTGATAATAGACCAGTAGGAAAAATATTAGCTAGAGTTATGGGAGATGTAAATGCTCTTCAAAACCTATTTAACCAAAGTATACAAACTCTTATACCAGAACTCATGAGTTTAGTATGCGTTTCAATAATGATGCTTTTCCTAAACTTTAAGTTAGCATTAGCAGCTATTGCTATATTACCTTTTCTTGCAGTAGCAATGTTCTTCATAGAAATCCAATCTAGAAAAAGATGGGAAGTATATAGAAAGAAACGTTCAAACTTGAATGCCTATAACCACGAAGATTTCTCAGGAATTAAGGTAGTTCAAGCTTTTGCAAAGGAAGGAGATACACTTTCTAAGTTCAAAGACCTAGTAAGCGAACTCGTAAACTCTTTTGTTGCCGCTGTTAAATTTAATGACTTCTTCTGGCCATTAGTTGAACTTTCATGGGGCGTGGGTATTGTAATAGTGTTCTATGCTGGCTACTTACTAGTAAGATCTAATGATGTTACTATAGGTACTCTCGTAGCATTTTCAATGTATATAGGTATGTTTTGGAGACCTATTATGAACCTTTCAACTTTCTATAATACATTAATCACAAATTTCTCTGCTGCTGATAGAATATTTGATATCATGGAGATTGAACCAGACATTGTAAGTGCTATAGACTCTATAAAGATGCCTAAGATAAAAGGCTCAGTTGAATTTAAAGATGTTACCTTTGCTTATGACGAAGGCTCAGTTGTATTAGATAATGTGAATTTTAAAGTTAACCCTGGAGAAACTGTAGCACTAGTTGGTGCAACAGGTGCCGGAAAGACTACCATCGTATCTTTACTCAGCAGATTTTATGATCCTACTTCTGGTGAAGTGCTAGTGGATGGAAAAAATATAAAAAATGTAGAATTAGAATCTTATAGAAGCCAGATGGGTATAATGCTTCAAGATACGTTCCTCTTCTCTACTACTATTAAAGAGAATATACGATATGGTAAACTTGATGCAACTGACGAGGAAGTAATTGCTGCTGCTAAAGCAGTAAATGCTCATAGCTTTATAATGAACATGGAAAAAGGTTATGATACAGAAGTCAATGAAAGAGGATCTAGACTTTCCTTAGGTCAAAGACAGCTTATTTCCTTCGCAAGAGCACTACTAGCTAATCCAAGAATATTAATATTAGATGAAGCTACTTCAAATATAGATACGCATACTGAAAAATTAGTCCAAAAAGGTATAGAGAAACTTTTATTTGGAAGAACTTCTTTCGTTATAGCTCATAGATTATCCACAATAAGAGATTGTGATAAGATTATGGTAGTTGGCGATGGAAATATAAAGGAATGCGGCACCCATGATGAACTTTTAACTCTTAAAGGAATTTATTATAACCTTTATAATGCCCAATATAAGTTCTTAAATGAAGGAGCATAA